The following DNA comes from Balneola vulgaris DSM 17893.
TCATCATTAGAATCCGTTGAAAGACCTGATATCACCGGAAAAAGTGGGTTATCAGCCTCCCATCCTCTAAGCGTTGAATTGGTTTCATCAAAAATTACTGTTTCAGAAGTCTCTATATCATATCTAGCGATACCTCTACCCCAACTACCAAAGTAATAGTACTTATCAGTAAAGGTGGTTGTTAAAACCTGTTGAAAATTAAACTGGGCTATCACCTCATTGGTATTCGCATTTTCATTGGTCCAATTTCCATCACTGTATATATAGAAGCCTTTCGCTTTATCGATATTGCCATCAAAACTCGATTTTTGGCTACTCCCAGATATTAACACACCGTCATTAATCGCTACCCCTTGAAATAGATTCTGATAAGGTCCATCAGTTACAAATTGCGCCTCGATTTCAAGGGAAGTGTTATAAATTAGAACACCATCATTTAGTGAACCTACTAGCAAAGAATTATTATCTAGATAAGCGGACACTGCTCTCTTTGGAAATATATCAGTTGAAGCAAAATTGGTTGTGCCAGTACGTTCAAAAATTTGAGGACCTGTAATTATATAATAGCCCTCATTACCGTACTCATGTTCTAACACATTAATACCAGCCAGACTTGCGACTTCAGTCCAACTATTGTTTTGATTAACAAAGGTAGAATTTATAGTAGATGCATATATCTCATTATCGATATAACCGAGAGCTATTATGGGATCATCTGTAAGTCCATCTACTGCTTTAGCATTAGTCCAACTACTTTCATTGATGGTTCCAGATAAGGGTGAAAATGCTATCCCGCTATCAGTTCCAATATATAAGGTGTCATTTTTAATGAAGCTATCATAGACACTAGTACCTCGGTTATTAGAACCAATTTTGGAGTAGGTATCCGTTACGGTTAGTGAATTTAGATCATATTCAACGATACCAAAGGAAGTAAGTACCAATAATCGATTATCATAAATATTGAAGCCATGTATCGTTTTGCTGCTATACAATGTATTCCTTTCAATATCACTTAATGTAGATACAGATAGGTCGTCCATATTTATAACATCAATTAAGCCATCTACATAGCCAATAAATACTCTACTTCTAGTCTCATCTATGATAATACTGGTTCCATCTAATCTACTTAGTCCATCTACAACCGTTAATTTTTCTATGTCTGAATTATCATCAATGAATACGACTCCCCCTTGAGTTGATGCCCATATATTTTGATTGGAATCTAGGGTAATATCAGTAACAGAACGGGTAGAGGTGTATGATTTCCAACTTCCTATGGATGAATTTTGGGCACTTAGTGAATGAGGAGAAAACACACATAAAATGCATGCCACTAAACCTATTGAAAATGAGTGAGATATTTTGCCCATATAGTGAACAAAATTAATCAAAGGGTGGGTAAGAAAAAAACCTTATAAGTGTGTAAATAATAGTTCAAATGGGATTTATTTAATTGTACTTAGTTTATACAATTTATCTTGACTTACATCAATCCCATAAAACAAAGACTTGGATTCATTAACAGTAAAAAACTCAATCTTAAGTGAGTCTGGAAACTGGTACTTAGTTATCAGATTTCCATCATAATCTAATTTTATCAATTCTCGATTCTCATCACCATAACTAATTTGATCTAAAGGCTCTTTACTAACATTTAAATATATAAAGTCATTTGTAGCCTGTATATCGATAAATTTTCTTGCTAAACCATCTCCGTCTTTAAATTTAGAATAGTTGAATTCTGAATCTTGTTGAACATTGCCATAGTGAAAATCTTTAATCAGATTTAAAGAATCATTCTGAATTTCA
Coding sequences within:
- a CDS encoding two-component regulator propeller domain-containing protein, whose protein sequence is MGKISHSFSIGLVACILCVFSPHSLSAQNSSIGSWKSYTSTRSVTDITLDSNQNIWASTQGGVVFIDDNSDIEKLTVVDGLSRLDGTSIIIDETRSRVFIGYVDGLIDVINMDDLSVSTLSDIERNTLYSSKTIHGFNIYDNRLLVLTSFGIVEYDLNSLTVTDTYSKIGSNNRGTSVYDSFIKNDTLYIGTDSGIAFSPLSGTINESSWTNAKAVDGLTDDPIIALGYIDNEIYASTINSTFVNQNNSWTEVASLAGINVLEHEYGNEGYYIITGPQIFERTGTTNFASTDIFPKRAVSAYLDNNSLLVGSLNDGVLIYNTSLEIEAQFVTDGPYQNLFQGVAINDGVLISGSSQKSSFDGNIDKAKGFYIYSDGNWTNENANTNEVIAQFNFQQVLTTTFTDKYYYFGSWGRGIARYDIETSETVIFDETNSTLRGWEADNPLFPVISGLSTDSNDDVWLVSRYATNPLYHQQPGDEDWTPIAKVSEANGLEYESLFIDSFDQKWIPLESTSTNGVGLLVINTNQTLDVSDDTAVRLTTETNNGNLPDNKVKVIVQDKNNEVWIGTERGIARFLFPEFVIDGSSQERQAQWLINEDTSQVSRFLLRDVNVSAMAVSPSNEKWIGSENQGLWLLNEEGSKILKRFTTENSPLFSNAIISIAVDENTGEVFIATDKGLISYQGISRVSSSAMSELKVYPNPFTYDSHSEIIIDDLSDESTITILGVDGTAIHRFESNSSRTTWDGRNKEGRKLGSGVYYIVAVDNDTGKKGIGKVVIIK